CTGCATGAAGTCGGCATGCATAAGCTCATCCGTTACCGGGTGGTATTGGGTTGCTTTCAACACGGCAGATACCTTTTTTCCATCAATATCCAGCTCTACCAAGTGGGCATCGGCCGTATAGATCAGGTTTTTGAAATTGCGGCTGTCGGTGAAAAAGTGAATATTCTTTTCACCGCCGTATACCACACAGGGTACCATTTCTTCACGGCGCAGCCTCTTGGCGTCTTTCTTGCCAATCTCTTCGCGCAGTTTACCGCTGATTGATACTACTTCCATTTTCGCTTTTTCTTTTTGAGTGCTTATACGATAAAGTGCGAACTAATTGATTTATGCTTGCTGACCCGTTTGAACACATTGGCAAAGAGAGGCGCAACACTCACTACGCGAATCTTAGCCGTTTGCTGACGCAACGGGATGGTGTCGGTCACGATCAACTCTTCCAAAGCCGAATTCTCGATGCGCTCGTAGGCATTGCCTGAGAGCACGGGATGGGTACATACAGCACGAACACTTCGCGCTTCCTGTTCCATCATGAGATCGGCCGCTTTGGTCAACGTACCGGCGGTGTCGATGATGTCATCTACCAATACGATGTCGCGATTCTTCACTTCACCAATGACCGTCATTTTTTCAATGACATTGGCCTTCAGTCGTTGTTTGTAGCAGATCACTACCTCGGAATTGAGGTACTTGGCATAGGAATTCGCACGCTTGGATCCACCCATATCAGGCGAGGCCATGGTGAGATTCTCCAACTCCAAACTCTCCAAATACGGCAAAAAGATCGCCGATGCGAAGAGGTGGTCTACCGGAACTTC
This is a stretch of genomic DNA from Flavobacteriales bacterium. It encodes these proteins:
- a CDS encoding ribose-phosphate pyrophosphokinase codes for the protein MASKVKIFSGKASKVLGERIADEYGVELGNVVTSEFSDGEFQPSFEDSVRGDKVFLVNSTNLPTENLMELLLMIDAAKRASAKQIVAVMPYFGWARQDRKDKPRVPIGAKMVANLLTAAGATRIITMDLHADQIQGFFEVPVDHLFASAIFLPYLESLELENLTMASPDMGGSKRANSYAKYLNSEVVICYKQRLKANVIEKMTVIGEVKNRDIVLVDDIIDTAGTLTKAADLMMEQEARSVRAVCTHPVLSGNAYERIENSALEELIVTDTIPLRQQTAKIRVVSVAPLFANVFKRVSKHKSISSHFIV